Within the Arthrobacter sp. UKPF54-2 genome, the region CGTACAGGTTCGCGTTCAGGGCCGAGAGCAGGGCGACGACGGCGACCAGCGTGATTGCCGCTCCGGCGCCCGGAATGCGGGCCAGATCCAGGACGCCCGCGAACGGGGACTTGAGCGCCGCCGACGTCGAGGGCAGCACAGCCGCGATGACAAAAACGGAGCCGATGTAGAACACCAGGATGCGCCAGACCACGGTGCGGATCGCGTGGCCGACGCTGTGCTCGGGGTTCTCGGTCTCGGCCGCGGCCACGCTGACGATTTCGGTGCCGCCGAAGGCGAAGATCACTACAAACAGGGCGGTGGCGATGCCGCCGAGGCCTGCCGGGGCGAAGTCGGAGGTGATGTTGCGCAGTCCCGGGCTGGCAACGTCCGGCAGCCAGCCGAACAGCAGGGCCGCGCCGATGGCCAGGAACAGCACGATGGCGGTGACCTTGAGGATGGCGAACCAGAACTCGAACTCGCCGAAGTTCTTCACCCCGGCGAGGTTGATGGCAGTGAAGAGTGCCATAAACACCAGCGCCAGCCCCCATACGGGAATCACCGGCCAGACCGTAAAGAGGAGCCCGGCCGCGCCGAGGGCCTCGGCCGCGATGACAACGACAAGTTGCAGCCACCAGAGCCAGCCGACGGTGGCGCCGGCGGTCTTGCCCAGGGCCTTTTCGGCGTAGACGGAGAACGCGCCGCTGTTCGGATTGGCGGCTGCCATCTCGCCGAGCGCCCACATGACCAGGATGATCAGGGTGCCCGCGACGAGGTAGGAGATCAGGACGGCCGGGCCCGCGGCCTGGATCCCGGCTCCGGATCCAAGGAACAGGCCGGCGCCGATGGCGCTGCCGAGCCCCATCATGGTGAGCTGGCGGGGCAACATGGTGTGGCCGAGCTTCAGGGCCGGGCGCTCCGCGGGGGACTTCGTTGTCATGCTGGCGAACCTTCTTACGGTGGTGTTGGCGTCCTTTTGGGACCCTACGAATTTACCGCCCCGGCGGGCGCCCTCGGTGCGGCCCGCGTGAGAGCATGGTTGCAGTTTGTTGATCAACCGGCCCAAATCGCGACGATGTGTGCTGTTGGAACCCGCAGGCAAGGAAACTGAAGTGAACGTCGACCCGCTGGACGCCAAAATTGTCCGATTCTTTACGGACTCTCCGCGCTCCTCCGTCCTGGAGGCGTCCCGGGTGCTCAAGGTCGCCCGTGCCACCGTGCAGTCGCGGCTGGACCGCATGCAGGACAGCGGTGTCATCGGTTCGTGGGTGCCGCAGCCGGACCCGGCCCGTTTCGGCTACCCGGTGGTGGCCTTCTGCTCCCTGACCATCAACCAGGACCTAGGGCACGACGCCGTCGTGGAGGCGCTCGCGCGGATTCCCGAGCTGATCGAGATCCACACCGTGTCCGGCGGATCGGACCTGATGGCCCGCATCGCCGCCCGCTCCAACTCGGACCTGCAGCGGGTGCTGGACGCCATGATCGCCACCCGGACCGTGCTGCGTTCGTCCTCGGTGATCGTGCTCAACACCCATTTCCAGGGCCGCACCCTGCCGCTGCTCGAAGCCGCCGCCCA harbors:
- a CDS encoding amino acid permease, producing MTTKSPAERPALKLGHTMLPRQLTMMGLGSAIGAGLFLGSGAGIQAAGPAVLISYLVAGTLIILVMWALGEMAAANPNSGAFSVYAEKALGKTAGATVGWLWWLQLVVVIAAEALGAAGLLFTVWPVIPVWGLALVFMALFTAINLAGVKNFGEFEFWFAILKVTAIVLFLAIGAALLFGWLPDVASPGLRNITSDFAPAGLGGIATALFVVIFAFGGTEIVSVAAAETENPEHSVGHAIRTVVWRILVFYIGSVFVIAAVLPSTSAALKSPFAGVLDLARIPGAGAAITLVAVVALLSALNANLYGASRMAYSLSERGEAPLFLSRLNAARVPVIAVGISVAFGFLAAVLELLFPEQILPALFQLVGSTCLVVWGSALVSQLILRRRADRAGTALPLRMKGFPGLTIFGLVLLALIFAVGFSSPESSKQLFSTMALIAGIAAACWIGARINARRAS
- a CDS encoding Lrp/AsnC family transcriptional regulator; translated protein: MNVDPLDAKIVRFFTDSPRSSVLEASRVLKVARATVQSRLDRMQDSGVIGSWVPQPDPARFGYPVVAFCSLTINQDLGHDAVVEALARIPELIEIHTVSGGSDLMARIAARSNSDLQRVLDAMIATRTVLRSSSVIVLNTHFQGRTLPLLEAAAQGE